From Salvelinus sp. IW2-2015 linkage group LG2, ASM291031v2, whole genome shotgun sequence, one genomic window encodes:
- the tmem182a gene encoding transmembrane protein 182 — protein MKLSVALFFAGLFGALAAMFVLLSFGTDYWLLASETCDKETNGTMGPWASAIERRPDTTFYHEGFFWRCSFRGNLYDHTLLKFWITNQPHAKVCTHAYLFPFPVSQQTHNATAYDSAIIYRGFWSIFMLIGVAAVVMGGFFIICAAPFASHRLYKAGGGLFLMSALFLLGVVWMSVLWVELMDVVQFYVDHQRSSLCPTFDLTIHYGLSFFFAPVGISFCLLAGLLFLLIGRSVQMQYH, from the exons ATGAAGCTGAGTGTGGCTCTGTTCTTCGCGGGGCTGTTTGGGGCTCTGGCGGCCATgtttgtcctcctctccttcggGACGGATTACTGGCTTCTGGCTTCGGAGACATGTGACAAAGAAACTAACGGAACTATGGGACCTTGGGCCTCCGCCATAGAG CGTCGTCCAGACACCACCTTCTACCACGAGGGCTTCTTTTGGAGGTGCTCCTTCAGGGGAAACCTGTACGACCACACCCTCTTGAAGTTCTGGATCA CCAATCAGCCACATGCCAAAGTTTGCACACACGCCTACCTCTTCCCCTTTCCAGTGTCTCAACAGACTCACAATGCCACTGCATATGACTCTGCAATCA TCTACAGAGGCTTCTGGAGTATCTTCATGCTAATTGGTGTGGCTGCCGTCGTAATGGGCGGGTTTTTTATCATCTGTGCTGCCCCATTCGCCAGTCATCGTCTATATAAGGCTGGGGGCGGCCTCTTCCTGATGTCCG cTCTGTTCCTGCTGGGTGTGGTGTGGATGTCTGTGCTGTGGGTGGAGTTGATGGATGTGGTGCAGTTCTACGTGGACCACCAGCGCTCCTCTTTGTGCCCCACCTTCGACCTCACCATCCACTACGGCCTGTCCTTCTTCTTCGCCCCCGTCGGCATCTCCTTCTGCCTGCTGGCCggactcctcttcctcctcattggCCGGTCCGTACAGATGCAGTATCACTGA